TGAAGCAATAAAATAATCTGAACAGATTTGCACCTTTAACCAAAGAATCAGATTTGCAGAGTTGTTCTAAAAATATGAATGTAGAGCATGATTGAACGCTCAAAGGTCGTGGCAATGCCCTCTCTTCCTTTTGCTTGTGCTACCCACTCGTAGTTCCATCCTGGCAATGTTGTTGCCATcttttttgagttctttggtgGTTGTATTGGAGGCTGCAGACTACCGCGGTCATACATTAGGGGAGAGTTTAGTAGAAAATCTCATACAAAAATACATAGGAAAAATTTTGTCCACGAGTGCCAAAAAggggttttatttttatttaaaatcaaGAATGTAATTTAACAAATATTTGTTGAAAGAATGTTCACATTCTTAGTCAAGAATGTATTATGAAATCTAAGAATCGGAATGTGCATTCTTAGAATgcgaatgcataccaaacatagccttagaatatttttgaaaatcaaatgaACCTTTAGCAACCTCACGATCTTGGCTGCTAGCCTCAAAGTCCAAATTAGGTCACCATTCGAAAATGGTTCTCATACCATGCCTGATCCACACATGGAATCcccttattctctctctctctctctctctctctctctctcttctatattTATGAATTGACATATATTCAACAAGTTCAAACAACATACAAGCCCAATAGGCGATAGGAAAAGAAGGGGCAggggagaagaaaatacaagaaagACACAACTCATTAAGGACTTTGGAGCACACTTCAAAAATGAAGGTAACAAGATGGGAAGctggagcaaaaaaaaaaaaaaaaaaaaataatgatgtcATATAAAATTTCGAATTACGGTTGGTGGagtttgaaggaaaaacacgaATTAATCTTCTACTACTCGATATGGATCCACACCCCAGTACTGGGCACTCTTCGATGAACCACGAAGAGAAGATAATAACCAGGAGGAGCAATCACACTAGTCGCCGGAGCCAGACAAGTAACCTGATGCTGCCCAAACCCAACTGGAAAAACCATAGTCTTAGCCAAGATCAACAGCCTCTGGTTCATGGAGAAACCATGGGTTGTGAAAGGTGGGTAATACATGGTCACCTCCACCTCCTCTGGATTTATCAAAGGCGGTCCGACAGAGAATTGTAATCGGAATCGCTTCCCGTATTTAATCTTTTTGGGTGCCTCACTGATCTCCGGCCGGATTGGGTCTAGCAGAGGGTCCAAGTAAGGTGGCCAGAACTTCTCAACCCTAAGCTCTGTGGGGAACTTGACCTTAGTGTAGAGATACCCATTGTTTGTGTTACTGCCAGCTACTAGAATCTTGCCATCTGGAAGCACGGCTGAGGAGGAATGATACATACGTGGAATTGTGGTTCCCTTTAGTATTCTGAACCGTTCTCCTTCTTGACCATCAATAGAGTACAACAGAGGATTGAAGGCTGGAACATCAGCGAATCCCCAACCAGACACACCCTTCTGTGCACCGTTGATTATGAGGAGATCTCCGGTTGGGAGGATAAGCATATCACTCATCACCCTTGGAATGGGCATGTCCTCCATTACCCACTCGGCATTAGGGTTTGTGATCTCAAGTCTTCCACAGCTTTTCAAGGCTTCCAAGTATATATTCTTCTCAGCAAGCTTGCCCGCCTCTGGTTTTGCACCTCCACAGACTATGACTTCTGCAGGGACTACTTGAGGATTGTCCTCTTGGAGTCTCATGGGAAGAAGTGCAGACATGCCGGAAGCTGGGTAGTTCCGGGAGCCGCCGGGCAATACTGGGAATTCGCGAACAATGGTGTTGGTTTTTGTGTCGAGGAGTAGGGAACGGTTGTTGGCAAGGATGAAGATGTTATTGTCTGTCGAAAGAAACACGAAGGGGTAGAGGTTGTTCTCTACATCGTCGGTGGTCTCACGGAGGAATGGGAGCTGATGGTTTTTAGGGTTGTTAAGTCCTTCCTTTGACAAGTATTCGTAGTTGAACATCCGACGACCACCGACAATGATGAAGCTGCCGTCGGCGAGGACATGTTGGGTGGCATACCATCTTTGGCCTGAAAGGGCTGTGGCATAGTCTCTCCAGTCACAGTTTTTGCAATTAGACAACCACCTTGTGGCTTTTCCTCCATCGTTCCAACCTCCTGTGTTCACTATCGTACCATCTACAGCGTGTCCTCCGGATGAGCACCATGAGTCTGTTAAAATCTatacaaaatatgaaaatagtAAGTTGAATAGTTTTGATGAGGAAATGCAatcattacccaaaaaataataataaataaataaaacactaTACACATTCATACAACAGTAAATGTTGAAATTTGTTTATGTGGAGGACTGTGCCTTACACTAGGCACATGGGAGGGTGAAATGACCAACCTAGTCCCTATGAAATGGAAATGACGTCTTTGCATATGTTTTCTACTCCTATAAAGGGCAAAAGAATGCTACCCTGTTGGTGTAGATATACATCAGCACAAGCCAATGGGAGGGCACATAGGACATCTTCAGTGTTGGGGTAGCATGGTTTTTTGTACCTATTGTGTTTAAGTGTGTAACTGTGCCAATGGGtaacattctttctttcttaaataAATCACATATTATAATTCAAGTTTTGAAATTAATCACTATCGACTCtgatttgaattttcaaatcaaatgaaaatgaGTTAGATTTGGCCAagatataattttgtttcattataattttttattatatcttcttctgtttttaaGTATACCCTTAGCATCTTAAGTTCTTCCATTTTCatcattaatttattatttttatttttatttatttatttttctaacaAGGAACCCAAGAGATGGAGAAGGGTAACACTCAACAGCTCCACGTCCTTAGaaaagtcccttgccaaatggaTGGGGTGGAATGATTGGCAAGGAAGAGTGGCCGGCTGTTGCTCCTAATTTTATTCTTTCAGATTTAGCCTAGAAGATGCAAGAGCGTCCAAgaaatatatagtttttttttttttggtgtgtgtgtggatatagttattttctttgttgatgACAATGTTGAAGATGAAGTATTGAATCATTAACCATTTTTTTATAATTGTATGATCAAGGTATGTCTGGACATTAATTCTAtattctttaatatttttattttcatattattgatttctaacaacaaaaaaactatggcaaggaagatgaagaggaggaggaggagggaagAACC
This genomic stretch from Macadamia integrifolia cultivar HAES 741 chromosome 2, SCU_Mint_v3, whole genome shotgun sequence harbors:
- the LOC122061773 gene encoding aldehyde oxidase GLOX1, coding for MAVTLLIRSLYLLPLFFLVANAFLENLPFFGGFGGGDGGGFPVFPGFNPGRQGDNGGGGNTFKPIENIGGGYTGSWEVASQSSRVSAMHLILLPPTNKAIMFDATVFGPSQIGLSNDNCRPVPGKPKEIDCWAHAVEYDTDTAATRPLKILTDSWCSSGGHAVDGTIVNTGGWNDGGKATRWLSNCKNCDWRDYATALSGQRWYATQHVLADGSFIIVGGRRMFNYEYLSKEGLNNPKNHQLPFLRETTDDVENNLYPFVFLSTDNNIFILANNRSLLLDTKTNTIVREFPVLPGGSRNYPASGMSALLPMRLQEDNPQVVPAEVIVCGGAKPEAGKLAEKNIYLEALKSCGRLEITNPNAEWVMEDMPIPRVMSDMLILPTGDLLIINGAQKGVSGWGFADVPAFNPLLYSIDGQEGERFRILKGTTIPRMYHSSSAVLPDGKILVAGSNTNNGYLYTKVKFPTELRVEKFWPPYLDPLLDPIRPEISEAPKKIKYGKRFRLQFSVGPPLINPEEVEVTMYYPPFTTHGFSMNQRLLILAKTMVFPVGFGQHQVTCLAPATSVIAPPGYYLLFVVHRRVPSTGVWIHIE